The nucleotide sequence CCATCAACGGCAAGATCGGTGTCATGGGCAATGAACAGTGCGTGACAGGGCTTGACTTCAGCGACGGCACATCCCTGCCATACTACGCTTCCGATGGGAGATTCGTCCACCTCCGCCATGCCGCAATCGTGAGGTCGGAAGACGCAAGCGACCTCCCAGCATCGGCATCTCTGACCATCGCACAAGAAGTTCAGAGAGCGGCTACCATGGAAGAGGCCCAAGGGGTTGTGACAATCGGTCTACGCGACAAGCTTGGTGCAATCCTGATGCTGCCACCCGAAGTCCTGCAGTCTCATCAAGGGAATGCTCCTGTCACGGCATTTGGCTTGGATtctctcaacgccatcgagCTTCGGAACTGGATAACAAAGGAGCTGCAGGCACATCTGCAGATCTTGGAGCTGCTCACGAGTAGTAGTCTAGGCGATCTTGCTTCATTGGTGTTGAAAAAGTCAAGGCTTGGGGATGTCTGGCGTAAGAACGAGGCAGAGACAGAACAATCATCATAAAAATTAGATTATTTATGGTAGAAAGCTATGTTATGATTTCCTTTTGCTTAGGTTACTTCATGTGTAGATCGAGATGCCCATGTACGACTCTAAACAAGAGATTACCGAGTCCATGCTAATTTCTGCGATATTGCTGTCATCTGATTTCCGTCTGGTTCATCTTTCTCAAGCATACGCTTCTAGAAaccttcatcatcagccatcGCACTCATCTTCCGTCACCATATTCTCattctcatcctccatcacctgGCTGTCATTCTCGCTTCTTTGTTTGTCTCGGCGAACAAGGAGCCTGACGGACGCCTCAACTGAGAATTGGTGTACCAATTCTTCATGATACCCAGGAGTCAAGTCTCCGCGGCTGAGGTCGGTGTAATGCGAGTCGCACAAACTAGCAAGCTCGCGTATGAAGTAAGTGACAGGACCCTGGCCTGCCCCCGTCCCTGAGTGGTCGCTATACGTATCGTCCCAACCGATCTCAACGTACTCGCCGTCGCAATCGTAAAATACCGTGCTATAGTCTCTGTCTGGCTCTGCCCGCCAATAGACACTCTTATCGACAAGCCAAAGGCCAGGGAAATCCAGCCAATACACCATTTCATCAATCAGTTTTGCTAGTAGACCTCGAGGAGATTCCTCCATCCTCAAGTCATAGATGTATTCCGGAAGGGCATGGTTCCAACTCAGATCGAATTCAAGGGCGAGATTCTCCACCCCCAAGGCGGCCCCGGCCCAGTCAATGCCGAGAAAGGGGAAATTATAAAACATATTAGAGTTCTCCAATGCTCGTTTAGCAAATTCCCAGTTATTGAAAGTAACGCAGAAGACATCTCGGGCGGGGTATACTATGAGATACCACGTATCGTGACCCTCACCCATGACAAGTAGTCCCGGATGAACATCCTCTTCTCCGTCATCCCAGTCGGGATCGCATTGTATGGGGAGCTTCCCCTCGCGGTCGCTTTTGTCGTACAGCTCTTTCCACGCGTTGAGCCGAGAGTGCTTCATAACGGCCGCTCTTGAATCTTTGCAAGCTGTCCAAACCTGGAGCCGAAGCTCGGCTGGGAGTCTTGGAAATAGGCGAAAAGTAGAAGAATCCATCTTAAGGCTGAAGTAGAGCTATAGAAGCCTGAATTACTTGCCACAAGCTTTATGAGTGCGTTTGGGATGCCGTGAAAAAACCGTGCCGAGTCAtgaagagagaaaggaggACCAAAGGTGAAGCAGTCTGTGTATTTAACGAAGAGGGAGGAAAGAAGGAATTGGCGATAAATATCTTCTTATGTGGGCCAAACACGTGAGTCAATATATGACTGTGCAATATTTCTACTCAGCTATGCGAGAGAAAACTTTATTCCAGTGCCTAACAGGGTGATGCAACAACCCAAGGTTTTTGATCTTGCTATTTCGAAGCCTACCTTGGCACAAGTGGGGTCACGTGAGAACCCCCTTGTGACGTGAGTGCCGAAACTTACGTCGAACTTGATGTGACTCTCACGCCGGGCTCATCTTCCGCCGATTGAGTCATCGAGAAGTCTATCAAGATCATCCTTCGAGACACCAGATTGACACTTCTCCTGGCACAGTCATTAATCTCAAAGCAGTGCTGAACGGATCTCCCGAATCTACCGCAAAGATACGGCCATCCCCTCCTTTGGCAAGACAGCTGTCGAGGAAGCGATATACCAAAAAGAACCACAAGAGCTCAACATTCCGGCCTCCATTCTACCCACCAATCTCTAGaatcaaggccgacaaggccTCACTTACGTGTGAGTACAGGTAGAGCAACGGGCTCACCGGCACAGCAAAAGGTCGGTGTAGCCATCGAGGAACGGAAGTGGTACGGCAATGTTTCCTTCGTCGCTACTCTGTAGCTACACATCCGgacatcgtcatcccctTCGACCCTTCACCGAGCGCAGGCACACGGAGTCTTGTCGGAACAGACCGTTTGAAAGTGGCACCGCGGACCGCCAGCACGAACCTCCTCCTAGCCGTCAAGATCATGATCACCCGCCAACAAGCATATGCCCAGGCTCAACCCAGTGGAATACCGCTCAATGTCACTCACGGTCCTTTTCTTAATGGCCTCCAACATTGCAAGGGTCAACCAAACTGTACAGAGCTTTTCAGGGGGAGTGGCATACCTTGAACTTGCGCTCGTGGTGCTATTCAACTAATCAGTCAGTATTTGAACCATCTGCAATCCATAGAGTATAGACGAGCTTACCTTCATTAACTTAAAATGTTTCTGCTCGTCGCAAAGCGATCACTGGTTAGTCATCGCACCTACCCGGGAACAGTAAAGAGACTGATGTAGAACTCACTGTCCCCTGCTCGTCTCAATACTGGGATACCAGTCAGCATTGCCAATAAATATTGAAAGGTCCAGGACGTACCTCGAagttctcctcggcctcctcgcgGATTCCTGGCTATGCTCAAGTCAGCCATCAATGCTGTGAAGGGATCTGTGCACTGCCTATCGCTCCACGGCCGaagccaccaccagcacgACCGCCCGCACGACCACCCTGTGCCATCTATCAACCTCCATGGTCGTGACTCAGTGCAGAGCAACTGATGGAGAAACGCGGGGCTCCCCTGGGGTATCGGCTGTCGGGCAGTAGTCCGAGATgtacgacgacgacgacgacggacgCGGGTCGGATATGGGGAGCGTAGGCGTAGGACAACATGTTTCTTGGACTCGACGACGAAAGCAACGAGCTGGGTGGATCGGGCTCAAGGGCGGGCTCAAGGGCGGGCTCAAGGGTGGTTTACAGAACCGCGATACTGATTCTACAGAGAGGTCAGTGACGACCCTAGGACATTCGGGCCCAGGACAAGGAAAAGAGGACATACGCGGACCATTGTGTTGAGATTCTAGACACGAGACGGAGTACGTCAGTCTCTGGCATCAATTGGGGATTGACGGGAAACGCGTGCAAGTACTTACGGTGGAAAAAGGATTGGTTCGTTCGAAAGGAAGCTGGAACCTACGGTTGAAGTTTTAGAAGACTAAAATCAAGATCAGCAAACTCGGACATCAACAGCGCAGCATGAGGGACTCACGGAGAAGAGGCAAACTGGTCTATACGACGAACACTTGCATTGGGAGATGGGGTCTCACGACGGCGATTGAAGATTGATGGTTAAGAAGAGAGAATCTCCGCAAaggttggcgttggtgttggtcaCGGTGGCGCAGACAATGGAAAGGGAAGGTGCGACTCCCCCCAACCCACCCGACGTTCCTGCTGTTGACGCTGCACCCAAGTTTCGTCGACCCTTGCGATTTCCCGAGGTCGAATCCTTCGACTGGGAGTTGACTTCACAcattcatcaacatccatcgAAGCATCCGCGAATCAACACAGCATCATTCAGACGCCCTTTTACATTATTTCATCAACCAGCCATCCGCCATGTCCTCTTCCGAGCGCGTTCATCGCCAAGTTCCCAAGCATTGCGGCATGCCGCACAACTACAGGGACCGTACACCAGCTACTGAAGCAACATGAACATCTCAGGATTGGAAGGCCACGAGATTGAGAGCATGCTGACGACCATTATCTTGGTAGTGCACTCGAATTCCCCGAAGCAGAACAGCTGCAGACGAAGAAGGCCACCTCCGGcaagattgccaagctcGAACATGAATTCGAATCCGCGGACACCGAACGAGTCGATCCCCACCGCAAGACAAGCCCGAGCCGTCCGCCACTTGTGAACTACCATCAAAAGATCATCAGAAGTTCATCAGAAGTTCATTAGGAGCTCATCAGGAGCTCATCAAAGGGGATGAAAAGATCACGGCGGCCGAACCGGATAAGAACCCCGAGCACGACATCGACTGCGCGATGGAAGCCACCACCGACGTGTCCAAGACCGATGCCGATGGACAGTTCAAAGAAGCCAGATTGGACAAGAGGCGAAACGGTCACATCGGGCACATGAGCGTTGATCTCTGGCGAGTCAGACGAAGCCGACATCCCCATGCCCTTCAAGCAAGTCAAATGGCCATGGGCCTACACAAGCTCGGTCAGCATGAAATCCCTTGCGATTGGGTGTAATCCCGCAAAAAACAAGTCCGCAGAGAGTACAAGAAGGGCAAATGAAACCACATTCCCGCACAGCAGACTGGCTTTGCATCGAGTTCGTTAGCAACACAAGCAGCAAGCGGGCCGGCCATCTTTCTCGAAGGAGTTATTTGAGCCAGTGGCGGAACACGCAGAGCAAACAGCTTTCTCTACGGGAGTTAGTTGAGCCAGATACAATGTGGCGTCGAGTGCATTGGCGAACGGAACTGGCAGAGTGGCTTGGCATCGAGTTCATCGGCGGGACGAACAGGGCGGCCAGCTTTCTCTACATTTCTCTACGGGAGCTAGTTGAGTCATAGGCGGAGTGGCAAACAGACGAGCAGATCGAACAGCTTTCTCTGCGGGAGTTAGTTGAGCCAGAGACGGCCAATCCTACCTAGCTACGTGCAGGTTTGGTTGAGTCATGTTGTTTCAAAAGGCCCCAACCGTCCAGTTTTCTCTGAGGAGTTTTCTGAGTCGTGGCCAGTCTCTCTCAGCCTTAGTTGCGAGTTTGATTGAGCCAAGGTCCAGTCGCAGCTGAGCAGGGATGCCAGTGTGTCTGAGTCCAGAAAGGGGCGCCTCCATCAGGGCTAAGGGGAGCCTGGAGGAAGGGCGACGAAGGCGGACTCCTACAACCTCCACGTGGTGTCGCCCGGGGACCTGGTCTCTTGTAGACTTCAGGCAATGTAGGAGACGCAAACagtggtggtcaaggccTGGGGAAGGTGTTTTGTGCTTGGAATGATGCGGGGCCAGTCCGTAGGCATTTCTTTGAACAAAGCCGTTGTGTTGGAATGTGTAGAGAGTGTCAATTGACTTCGTTATGTCCCTTTCCACCTCGCAGAGGCCCTTGAAGGATCTACCATCCTGCGCCCCAAGGATGACGTGACTCAACCCCAGTTGGGGCGACATGACGTTCGAGCTTTGTTCTTCGAAGCACCGCCTAATCCAGACCCTTCACGTCACATCGAACAAAAGAGAGTATATGTACTCAGGTGTGAAGAGGCAAACAAGGCAACCACTTAGCTAGCACCTATGGGCAGTGATGGGGACATGAGTTGGCCAATGTTTAATTACACATCGTCGGTTCCGCGTTCACTTGCCAGTATTATTGAACCAAGTGCCTCAATTGTTAAAATCTAACTCGACTCAATGTTCATATCAGACCTCATACTCCGTTTTGATCCATCGACATCGCCGACAACCTGGTTGTCTCGACGAACCAAGAGCCTAATCCACTCCTTAACCAAGAACTCGGAGGGGTCGGTGGCCCAAAAACCTGGGTCGACTTCATCGTCGCCAGCGCGCATGTAGCGCCCCGTGTAATCCTTATCGCCCAATTCCCCAAGCCTTCGTATGAAGCACGCCACAGGGCTCTCGTTCGCTCCACTATTTGGATCAGGGTCGGTATCGGAAACCTCGATTTGAACGTACTCGCGGTCGTAGTCATAGAATACCGGGCCAACTTCCCTGTCAGATGTTGTGGACCAACGAACATTCTTGTCGATAAGCCACAGTTTGGTCCAAAATGAACAGTCTGCTAGGTTTTCAAGCATCCTCGCCAAGTAACCTCGAGCGGatttctcctccttcaaaGTGTATATGTTGGCTGGAAGGAAACGGTTCCAACTGGGGTCGAACTCGATGGCGAAATTTTGCACACCCAGGGTTTTGGAGGCACTGTTGGCGAAAGGGAGACTATGAATGATATTTCTCCTATCCCCTGACCAAAAGACTGATTCACCACTGTCGGAAGTAACACAGAAGATATCTCGTGTAGGGTAAACCGTGAGATACGACTCATCGTGGCCCTCGCGTACAGTGATCATCGCTGGGGGAACAGCCTCTCTTCCACCATCAGCGTAGTAGTACTCTGGGACCCTCCTTTCCTGTTGTAGATGATCGTTCCACTCCCTGAGCTGGTAATGTTCCATGATGACGGCCCGCGACTCTTTGCAAGCCGCCCAAAGCCCTGCATGCCATAGACAGGCGGATCTGTGGTCTAGGTTGGCTCGACCATGGTTGTTCAACCGGTTGAACTTGTCCCAACCTAGCGGTACGAGCCTCTTGTTGTTTCCAATAGTACAGTAGTGCAATCCAGATCGGTGTCGTTGAGACGGGCGCAAGCATGCCTCCCAAATGTGCAGCCGAAGCTCGGTCAGGAGTCTTGGAAATGGGTGAAAAATGGAGGAATCCATCTTGCAGGTTGTAACTGAGGTAAAACAGACTCGAGCCTTTGCCGGAACGTTAACGACTATGTTGGAAATGTCATGAAAAGACTAGTGAATCGAGAAAATTGGAGTCTAGTGAGCGAAGTGGCAGTCTGTGATACTAGATGGAGGGAAGTCCGGGAAACAGAAATGAGGGAGGTCAACGATTTGCTTTATAGATGAAAGAAAAGCCAATGAGTCAAATCTAGACGACTCAAACTCTCCAGGGAGACGGGCGCAGAAAAGTTTATTCCTGTCCTCAACCCGGTGAGTCAATGGCCGAGAAGGTTCATGATCGAAAGCTTACTCCCATACACTGCTCATGAAAGTTCTCGGCGATGAGAGTCACGAAGCCTCTGTGATGAAGACTTGCACATTGCATTCCGCACCCCATGCCTTGCGGCCAAACAGATACCAGTGTTTACCTCCGAAGTGAGCACTTGGAACTCGACGGCTGGCATCGCAGGGTGGCTTAAGAACATTTAGTGATAGCGTTTTGGCGAATTGGATCCTCCTGTCGCCCTGTAGGTATTGAAAGCTTATTCTTTAT is from Fusarium keratoplasticum isolate Fu6.1 chromosome 11, whole genome shotgun sequence and encodes:
- a CDS encoding 2EXR domain-containing protein produces the protein MEHYQLREWNDHLQQERRVPEYYYADGGREAVPPAMITVREGHDESYLTVYPTRDIFCVTSDSGESVFWSGDRRNIIHSLPFANSASKTLGVQNFAIEFDPSWNRFLPANIYTLKEEKSARGYLARMLENLADCSFWTKLWLIDKNVRWSTTSDREVGPVFYDYDREYVQIEVSDTDPDPNSGANESPVACFIRRLGELGDKDYTGRYMRAGDDEVDPGFWATDPSEFLVKEWIRLLVRRDNQVVGDVDGSKRSMRSDMNIESS